One Oreochromis niloticus isolate F11D_XX linkage group LG16, O_niloticus_UMD_NMBU, whole genome shotgun sequence genomic window carries:
- the tnfsf13b gene encoding tumor necrosis factor ligand superfamily member 13B, translated as MGPAMAVLAGLKPGSGQGDSERMLSWPIFLLMLAAFSSSFLSALSLYQLVALRAEIEQLQSDVSCGREEGQPSADRFQVEIPNNIKDVARQPECPPVFIRTRRRRTVSGAEVLISQPFLQMLANDSRKNYVKEISADTYTGIPWQPGLKRGTALEPDGDRILVQEEGFYYVYSQVFYRDNTFAMGHVVFRWKRNVVGNEPQYVSLFRCIQNMNPVQSFNTCYTGGIVKLEAGDYLELLIPRATADVSLSGDSTFLGALKLA; from the exons ATGGGTCCTGCAATGGCAGTTTTGGCAGGTCTTAAGCCTGGCTCTGGACAAGGGGATAGTGAAAGAATGCTCTCCTGGCCAATTTTCCTGTTGATGCTGGCCGCTTTCAGctcatcttttctttcagcTTTGTCTCTGTACCAGCTGGTAGCTCTCAGAGCtgaaatagagcaacttcaaTCAGATGTCTCTTGTGGGAGAGAAGAGGGACAACCCAGCGCAGACAGATTTCAG GTGGAGATTCCAAACAACATCAAAGATGTTGCTCGCCAACCCGAGTGTCCACCTGTCTTCATCCGAACACGACGAAGGAGAACGGTGTCTGGAGCAGAAGTGTTAA TTTCTCAGCCTTTCCTGCAGATGCTGGCAAACGACAGCAGAAAAAACTACGTGAAAG AAATTTCAGCAGATACGTACACAGGCATCCCTTGGCAGCCTGGGTTAAAGAGAGGCACTGCCCTGGAGCCCGACGGTGACCGCATTTTAGTCCAAGAGGAGGGCTTCTATTATGTGTACAGTCAG GTCTTCTACAGGGACAACACCTTTGCAATGGGTCACGTGGTGTTCCGGTGGAAGAGAAACGTTGTTGGAAACGAGCCTCAGTATGTGTCCCTGTTCCGCTGCATCCAAAACATGAACCCTGTCCAGTCGTTCAACACCTGCTACACAGGAG GTATTGTGAAGCTGGAGGCTGGGGACTACTTGGAGCTTCTGATCCCCCGGGCCACAGCAGACGTGTCCCTGAGTGGAGATTCCACCTTTCTGGGTGCTCTCAAACTGGCTTAA